A single region of the Labrus bergylta chromosome 10, fLabBer1.1, whole genome shotgun sequence genome encodes:
- the sfxn3 gene encoding sideroflexin-3, protein MSAELSRNINIKEPRWDQGTFMGRAQHFFMVTDPRTVLLSSESLDEARVIVENYRAGIVKPGLTEDELWKAKYVYDSAFHPDTGEKMFVIGRMSAQVPMNMSITGCMLTFYRTTPAVVFWQWVNQSFNAVVNYTNRSGDAPMTVNQLGVAYVSATTGAVVTALGLKSLAARLPPIASRFVPFAAVAAANCINIPFMRQRELKYGIPVTDENGNRLGESANAAKQAIIQVVVSRIGMAVPAMAIPPVIMNALEKRAFMKRFPLLNAPVQVGLVGLCLVFATPLCCALFPQKSSMSVSGLEADLQERIRKASPETTKVYFNKGL, encoded by the exons ATGTCTGCAGAGTTGTCCCGCAACATCAATATCAAGGAGCCAAGATGGGATCAAGGCACGTTCATGGGGCGCGCCCAGCATTTCTTCATGGTCACAGATCCCAGGACCGTCCTGCTGTCCTCTGAATCTTTGGACGAGGCCCGAGTAATCGTGGAGAACTACAG AGCCGGGATTGTGAAGCCAGGTTTGACAGAGGATGAGCTCTGGAAGGCCAAGTACGTCTACGACTCCGCCTTCCACCCAGACACAGGGGAGAAGATGTTTGTGATTGGCCGGATGTCTGCCCAGGTGCCAATGAACATGTCCATCACAGGCTGCATGCTCACCTTCTACAG GACTACGCCGGCAGTGGTGTTCTGGCAGTGGGTTAACCAGTCCTTCAACGCTGTCGTCAACTACACCAATCGCAGTGGAGATGCCCCCATGACCGTGAA TCAGCTGGGTGTCGCCTACGTCAGTGCCACTACAGGAGCTGTGGTCACAGCCCTGGGACTCAAGTCTCTAGCTGCG CGTCTTCCTCCAATCGCCAGCCGGTTCGTCCCTTTTGCTGCTGTCGCTGCTGCTAACTGTATCAACATTCCCTTCATGAGACAGAG GGAGTTGAAGTACGGTATCCCGGTGACAGATGAGAACGGAAACAGGTTGGGAGAGTCAGCCAATGCTGCCAAACAGGCGATCATACAGGTGGTGGTGTCGAGGATCGGCATGGCGGTGCCAGCAATGG CTATCCCCCCTGTTATCATGAATGCTCTGGAGAAAAGAGCTTTCATGAAG CGATTCCCACTTCTCAATGCTCCAGTTCAAGTGGGACTTGTCGGCCTTTG cctGGTGTTTGCCACTCCTTTGTGCTGCGCCCTGTTCCCACAGAAAAG CTCCATGAGCGTGAGCGGCCTGGAAGCAGATCTGCAGGAGAGGATACGAAAGGCCAGTCCCGAGACCACCAAGGTCTACTTCAACAAGGGCCTGTAG
- the LOC109994668 gene encoding peroxiredoxin-like 2A isoform X3, with the protein MGMWSLGLGAVGAALAGIFLANTDLCLSKASNATLEYLEGADLRSTVVDGEVIKAKSLWDKNGAVVMAVRRPGUFLCREEASELSSLKPLLEELGVPLVAVVKENVGTEIQDFRPHFAGDIYIDEEKRFYGPLQRRMGGLGFIRLGVWQNFMRAWRSGYQGNMNGEGFILGGVFVIGAGEQGILLEHREKEFGNKVDNADVSEAVKKIVAVK; encoded by the exons ATGGGAATGTGGTCATTGGGTCTGGGTGCTGTTGGAGCTGCATTAGCCGGGATCTTTCTGGCCAACACCGATCTGTGTCTGTCTAAAGCATCTAACGCAACGCTGGAGTACCTTGAAGGGGCTGACCTGCGCTCCACCGTAGTGG aTGGCGAGGTCATCAAAGCAAAGAGCCTGTGGGACAAGAACGGGGCTGTGGTCATGGCCGTACGGCGGCCCGGATGATTTTTGTGCAGAGAG GAGGCCTCTGAGCTGTCCTCTCTGAAGCCCCTGCTGGAAGAGCTCGGGGTCCCTCTGGTCGCTGTGGTGAAGGAGAATGTCGGCACAGAGATCCAGGACTTCAGACCGCACTTCGCTGGGGACATCTACATCGATGAAGAG AAACGCTTTTACGGCCCGCTGCAGAGGAGGATGGGGGGTCTGGGTTTCATTCGCCTCGGAGTGTGGCAGAACTTCATGCGGGCCTGGAGGTCGGGTTACCAGGGCAACATGAACGGCGAAGGGTTCATCTTGGGGGGAGTTTTTGTCATTGGAGCAGGAGAGCAG gggaTTCTCCTGGAACACCGAGAGAAGGAGTTCGGCAACAAGGTGGACAATGCAGACGTGTCCGAGGCTGTTAAGAAAATAGTGGCAGTGAAATAA
- the LOC109994668 gene encoding peroxiredoxin-like 2A isoform X1, which yields MLALSRCSPAFRWRPCLRCSALSVGSTAMSSRPSTAAGSLFLRTPTAAFHQSKAKASPDPNKPAQVLSSGSGLEWELFGMGMWSLGLGAVGAALAGIFLANTDLCLSKASNATLEYLEGADLRSTVVDGEVIKAKSLWDKNGAVVMAVRRPGUFLCREEASELSSLKPLLEELGVPLVAVVKENVGTEIQDFRPHFAGDIYIDEEKRFYGPLQRRMGGLGFIRLGVWQNFMRAWRSGYQGNMNGEGFILGGVFVIGAGEQGILLEHREKEFGNKVDNADVSEAVKKIVAVK from the exons ATGCTGGCTCTGTCCAGGTGTTCTCCAGCTTTCAGGTGGAGACCATGTCTGCGCTGCTCTGCCCTCTCTGTGGGGAGCACTGCCATGAGCAGCCGGCCCTCCACCGCAGCCGGGTCCTTGTTCCTAAGAACCCCGACTGCTGCGTTTCATCAAAGCAAAGCCAAAGCCAGTCCTGACCCAAACAAGCCCGCTCAAG TGCTGTCCTCCGGGTCCGGGTTGGAGTGGGAGCTGTTTGGGATGGGAATGTGGTCATTGGGTCTGGGTGCTGTTGGAGCTGCATTAGCCGGGATCTTTCTGGCCAACACCGATCTGTGTCTGTCTAAAGCATCTAACGCAACGCTGGAGTACCTTGAAGGGGCTGACCTGCGCTCCACCGTAGTGG aTGGCGAGGTCATCAAAGCAAAGAGCCTGTGGGACAAGAACGGGGCTGTGGTCATGGCCGTACGGCGGCCCGGATGATTTTTGTGCAGAGAG GAGGCCTCTGAGCTGTCCTCTCTGAAGCCCCTGCTGGAAGAGCTCGGGGTCCCTCTGGTCGCTGTGGTGAAGGAGAATGTCGGCACAGAGATCCAGGACTTCAGACCGCACTTCGCTGGGGACATCTACATCGATGAAGAG AAACGCTTTTACGGCCCGCTGCAGAGGAGGATGGGGGGTCTGGGTTTCATTCGCCTCGGAGTGTGGCAGAACTTCATGCGGGCCTGGAGGTCGGGTTACCAGGGCAACATGAACGGCGAAGGGTTCATCTTGGGGGGAGTTTTTGTCATTGGAGCAGGAGAGCAG gggaTTCTCCTGGAACACCGAGAGAAGGAGTTCGGCAACAAGGTGGACAATGCAGACGTGTCCGAGGCTGTTAAGAAAATAGTGGCAGTGAAATAA
- the LOC109994668 gene encoding peroxiredoxin-like 2A isoform X2 → MLSSGSGLEWELFGMGMWSLGLGAVGAALAGIFLANTDLCLSKASNATLEYLEGADLRSTVVDGEVIKAKSLWDKNGAVVMAVRRPGUFLCREEASELSSLKPLLEELGVPLVAVVKENVGTEIQDFRPHFAGDIYIDEEKRFYGPLQRRMGGLGFIRLGVWQNFMRAWRSGYQGNMNGEGFILGGVFVIGAGEQGILLEHREKEFGNKVDNADVSEAVKKIVAVK, encoded by the exons A TGCTGTCCTCCGGGTCCGGGTTGGAGTGGGAGCTGTTTGGGATGGGAATGTGGTCATTGGGTCTGGGTGCTGTTGGAGCTGCATTAGCCGGGATCTTTCTGGCCAACACCGATCTGTGTCTGTCTAAAGCATCTAACGCAACGCTGGAGTACCTTGAAGGGGCTGACCTGCGCTCCACCGTAGTGG aTGGCGAGGTCATCAAAGCAAAGAGCCTGTGGGACAAGAACGGGGCTGTGGTCATGGCCGTACGGCGGCCCGGATGATTTTTGTGCAGAGAG GAGGCCTCTGAGCTGTCCTCTCTGAAGCCCCTGCTGGAAGAGCTCGGGGTCCCTCTGGTCGCTGTGGTGAAGGAGAATGTCGGCACAGAGATCCAGGACTTCAGACCGCACTTCGCTGGGGACATCTACATCGATGAAGAG AAACGCTTTTACGGCCCGCTGCAGAGGAGGATGGGGGGTCTGGGTTTCATTCGCCTCGGAGTGTGGCAGAACTTCATGCGGGCCTGGAGGTCGGGTTACCAGGGCAACATGAACGGCGAAGGGTTCATCTTGGGGGGAGTTTTTGTCATTGGAGCAGGAGAGCAG gggaTTCTCCTGGAACACCGAGAGAAGGAGTTCGGCAACAAGGTGGACAATGCAGACGTGTCCGAGGCTGTTAAGAAAATAGTGGCAGTGAAATAA